A part of Lycium ferocissimum isolate CSIRO_LF1 unplaced genomic scaffold, AGI_CSIRO_Lferr_CH_V1 ctg10840, whole genome shotgun sequence genomic DNA contains:
- the LOC132041601 gene encoding uncharacterized protein LOC132041601 — protein MCPLRIILIFLSAILAGFFVLRNLKSLPNAVDPDHDDDYDGDSPKDSNSLPLSSQLCDVIGKGFWTCLDMATGKYLWRHLVSSPSPSPTH, from the exons atgtgtccTCTCAGAATTATTCTGATTTTCCTGTCTGCAATTCTGGCCGGATTCTTTGTTCTCCGGAACCTCAAATCCCTGCCTAATGCTGTTGACCCCGACCACGACGACGACTACGACGGCGATTCACCTAAAGACTCAAATTCGCTTCCTCTCTCCTCCCAG TTGTGCGACGTTATTGGGAAAGGATTTTGGACCTGCCTGGATATGGCTACTGGCAAGTATCTCTGGAGGCATTTggtttcttctccttctccttcccCCACCCATTGA